Proteins encoded by one window of Cryptococcus gattii WM276 chromosome K, complete sequence:
- a CDS encoding uncharacterized protein (Similar to TIGR gene model, INSD accession AAW46239.1): protein MIDLSALSLPESSSSPSGNFSPSKHAFDPSQPITIAPLEPLTASPAGSNTSWAPNSYPSYIPYSSHNIINPSPFPTSINFANSFYMSQSPQINDTYSHGMTPTTAAGQWTQSPAPDNSFISSPLAGSIAFQGGLTGLSPMFATFNTTSTHNASRPITSDSTNPSNPMTTGGFSASSAIPSPNRRRSSTLVTLSSPSPMTPSFNTYPYPSPHISYPSTPSYVSARNTFRQPSIPAVSEKRISHPSPAKTASATGIEMTQLPFEHVHEGIPHFGSGNMLGGMGLNMGMGNRISLGMFPQMTTGFRPGSGQEFKLPRFKPTKEQLKILIKSYEENKNPDGPTREALAKKLGPGVRPKTLQIWFQNRRSKSRAKERDATNVQKPLQINGPKVKPFTQGRKESDIGPTGSTSGGQNGTKQGKVNITGLYDLIHDDDPNLTILPITVLSIAKWTKFLTPGTGNICPDLAASIRFPSTSTSSDPSSLLLTLHLYVHDTTVFRIDIPLSTSVISSFQAANNPSVNTDTVGVRLELGRSKVRFACWVAEDGTGWKETGDFTGGEAGSGGRVELTGPASVLLPAFSDVQRLLANTDYSTPISSFPISRTISIHPRPITAWRFPANANTQSHSDSNSTSTPSSSSSPVSADIAPPLPLSTVSADTDMMFRSHQGQQATIPTLAVHQRQRSFSQPIFPTFTLIGDALPIDPSLSSSTALISETTGVSLNLGPIINTTLQASAQNIAEPSPVSFPRGSSHSQKPVTGSFDRSARVLRTDKLCESPGCLSDSTSITSHIDKSGLFEESSTKVSIPAYLSSSLKGEDQRRREGSVGVISH from the exons ATGATCGACCTATCTGCACTGTCTCTCCCTGAATCCTCCTCAAGCCCTTCAGGCAACTTCTCACCTTCAAAGCATGCTTTTGATCCATCGCAACCAATCACAATCGCGCCATTAGAGCCTCTAACTGCATCTCCAGCAGGGAGCAATACTTCCTGGGCGCCCAACTCTTACCCATCATATATTCCCTATAGCTCGCACAATATCATTAAcccttctccctttcccACCTCTATCAATTTTGCCAATTCCTTCTATATGTCCCAGTCGCCGCAGATCAATGATACGTACTCGCACGGTATGACACCTACTACAGCCGCCGGCCAGTGGACGCAGTCACCAGCCCCAGACAACTCATTTATCTCCTCACCTTTGGCAGGAAGTATAGCCTTTCAAGGAGGTCTGACAGGTCTTTCTCCCATGTTTGCGACTTTCAATACAACTTCCACTCACAATGCAAGCCGTCCTATAACTTCTGACTCTACCAATCCGTCGAACCCTATGACTACTGGAGGTTTCTCTGCAAGTTCCGCCATACCTTCCCCTAACCGACGTCGGTCCTCCACACTCGTCACCCTTTCTTCGCCATCACCAATGACACCTTCATTCAACACCTACCCGTATCCTTCCCCACATATCTCTTACCCAAGCACGCCATCCTACGTCTCAGCGAGAAATACCTTCCGACAACCATCAATACCGGCAGTTTCGGAGAAGAGGATATCTCATCCTTCCCCAGCCAAGACAGCATCTGCGACTGGAATAGAGATGACCCAATTGCCTTTCGAGCATGTGCATGAAGGAATTCCGCACTTTGGATCTGGTAATATGCTTGGGGGAATGGGCCTGAATATGGGAATGGGTAATCGTATAAGTCTCGGTATGTTTCCCCAAATGACTACAGGCTTTCGTCCAGGGAGTGGACAAGAATTCAAGCTGCCGAGGTTTAAGCCTACAAAGGAGCAGTTGAAGATTCTTATCAAATCGTATGAGGAGAACAA AAATCCAGATGGTCCAACTCGGGAAGCACTTGCAAAAAAGCTGGGCCCCGGTGTTCGTCCCAAAACCCTGCAAATTTGGTTTCAAAATCG TCGCTCAAAGTCTCGCGCTAAGGAACGAGATGCGACCAACGTTCAAAAACCTCTACAAATTAACGGTCCGAAAGTCAAGCCTTTTACACAGGGACGGAAGGAAAGTGATATTGGGCCAACAGGTTCGACTAGCGGGGGACAGAATGGAACGAAGCAGGGAAAGGTAAATATAACTGGATTATATGATCTTATTCATGATGATGATC CGAATTTGACCATCCTCCCTATCACTGTGCTTTCGATCGCCAAGTGGACTAAGTTCCTTACCCCTGGAACAGGCAACATATGCCCCGACCTCGCCGCCTCTATTCGTTTCCCTTCAACCTCCACTTCTTCCGATCCCTCCTCTCTCTTACTCACCCTGCATCTCTACGTCCACGATACTACCGTCTTCCGTATCGACATCCCCCTCTCTACCTCCGTCATCTCCAGTTTCCAAGCGGCGAATAACCCATCCGTCAATACAGATACAGTGGGGGTACGGCTCGAGCTTGGGCGAAGTAAAGTAAGATTTGCGTGTTGGGTAGCGGAAGATGGTACGGGATGGAAGGAAACGGGTGATTTTACAGGGGGTGAAGCCGGAAGTGGAGGTAGGGTCGAGCTGACAGGACCAGCCTCT GTCTTACTACCGGCCTTTTCCGACGTTCAACGACTCCTCGCCAATACCGACTATTCAACCCCTATTTCCAGCTTTCCCATCTCCCGCACCATCTCTATCCACCCTAGGCCTATCACTGCCTGGCGTTTCCCTGCCAACGCTAACACCCAGTCCCACTCTGATTCAAATTCAACCTCAaccccttcttcctcctcctcacctGTCAGCGCTGACATCGCGCCGCCCCTTCCACTTTCAACTGTCAGTGCCGATACAGACATGATGTTTCGCTCTCATCAAGGACAACAAGCTACCATACCGACTCTTGCAGTTCATCAGAGGCAGCGGTCCTTCTCTCAACCGATCTTTCCGACATTCACATTGATCGGCGATGCGTTGCCCATCGACCCGAGCTTGTCATCAAGTACTGCACTAATCAGCGAAACTACCGGGGTCTCTCTCAACTTGGGTCCGATCATCAATACAACGTTACAGGCCAGTGCACAAAACATCGCTGAACCGTCACCCGTTTCGTTCCCGAGGGGCAGCAGTCATAGCCAAAAGCCTGTCACAGGCTCATTCGATAGAAGTGCAAGAGTTCTACGAAC
- a CDS encoding Lipid metabolism-related protein, putative (Similar to TIGR gene model, INSD accession AAW46260.1) has product MPSLKKSKNSKTAKKQPVATKTRGTTFATILSAIYYYTLGALFSNISNSVYSLVGSLGMARWARDIVRIVPRKPGVVNLRSNLGSGGAKAGKGSKSLTEWIDESVPSLKGRFTPAAWLPNGHLQTLFTAAGDFTKVDKVHYVRTYLRLPDGGTLGIDATPENHGELPADAPTVVVCHGLTGGSHESYVRNILAWVAKPKEDGGLGGRGVVVNFRGCAGVPVTSCQLYSAGTTMDLALALHFIRNRHPSSPLIGIGFSLGASIISRYLGEYGSSSILSAGVVLGCPWDLTAMSHKLENDWFTARVYSSTLGRNVLRLFFKAYDQNPAVFDAPDSPIREHIEELKEERKNQGMGSRLRRIDDLLVSKIGGPKGIGAWPFPTAKEYYDWASPTHVLSNIKVPLFAINAFDDPVIDGGALPLEEFLASSHIYTAVTGGGGHLGWFDGPFFDKTKSKHRWVLKPVSEFILACTRDLSPPDEDHDSGVDVIAGSRIGPKGADVKLGTGANGHADVKANIDADVEANADGGWEWVVNPKYTIPGLEKVGWKVLREGEVVEGESDEGEGGLVQGL; this is encoded by the exons ATGCCGTCCTTGAAGAAAAGCAAAAACTCCAAAACGGCCAAAAAGCAGCCAGTAGCAACCAAGACCCGGGGGACGACCTTCGCAACTATCCTATCGGCTATCTACTACTATACTCTCGGCGCTCTTTTCTCGAACATCTCCAATAGCGTCTACTCTCTAGTAGGTTCCTTAGGCATGGCGAGGTGGGCGAGAGATATTGTGCGGATTGTACCCAGAAAGCCTGGTGTAGTTAATCTCAGGAGCAATTTAGGGTCTGGAGGTGCGAAGGCGGGTAAGGGGAGCAAGAGCTTGACTGAGTGGATAGATGAGAGTGTGCCAAGTCTGAAGGGGAGGTTTACCCCTGCTGCTTGGCTTCCAAA TGGGCACCTTCAAACTCTTTTCACAGCTGCTGGTGACTTCACCAAGGTCGATAAGGTGCATTACGTTCG TACATACCTCCGCTTACCCGACGGTGGGACATT GGGCATTGATGCCACACCTGAAAATCACGGCGAACTTCCTGCCGATGCACCGACTGTAGTTGTCTGTCACGGTCTCACTGGGGGTAGTCACGAGAGTTATGTCAGGAATATCCTTGCGTGGGTGGCCAAGCCCAAGGAGGACGGAGGTTTGGGTGGAAGAGGTGTGGTCGTCAAT TTTCGAGGAT GCGCCGGTGTCCCTGTAACTTCGTGCCAGCTCTATTCTGCAGGCACCACAATGGATCTCGCCCTTGCTCTCCACTTCATCCGTAACCGTCACCCATCATCCCCTCTTATCGGCATCGGCTTCTCCCTCGGCGCATCCATCATTTCCCGCTATCTGGGTGAGTACGGCTCTTCGTCCATCCTCTCTGCTGGTGTCGTCCTTGGCTGCCCTTGGGACCTGACAGCCATGTCCCATAAACTGGAGAACGATTGGTTCACCGCTCGGGTGTATTCTTCTACCCTTGGGAGGAATGTTCTTCGGCTCTTTTTCAAAGCTTATGATCAAAATCCCGCCGTGTTTGATGCGCCCGATAGCCCAATTAGGGAGCATATTGAAGAACtcaaagaagagaggaagaaccAAGGGATGGGATCGAGGCTGAGGAGGATTGATGATCTGCTGGTTTCTAAGATTGGGGGACCGAAAGGGATTGGAGCATGGCCGTTCCCTACTGCGAAGGAATACTATGACTGGGCAAGCCCGACCCATGTTTTGAGTAATATCAAGGT GCCTTTGTTTGCTATCAATGCATTCGATGATCCTGTGATAGATGGAG GTGCTTTGCCGCTCGAAGAATTCCTTGCCTCCTCACATATATACACTGCCGTCACAGGCGGAGGTG GCCACCTCGGATGGTTTGATGGTCCTTTCTTCGACAAAACCAAATCCAAGCATCGCTGGGTCCTCAAGCCTGTCTCGGAGTTCATTTTGGCTTGCACACGAGATCTTTCTCCTCCAGATGAAGACCATGATTCTGGCGTGGATGTTATTGCCGGATCGAGAATCGGTCCAAAGGGGGCGGATGTGAAACTGGGGACAGGAGCGAATGGCCATGCGGATGTCAAGGCGAACATTGATGCAGATGTTGAGGCGAACGCGGATGGAGGATGGGAATGGGTTGTTAACCCAAAGTACACGATACCGGGGCTGGAAAAGGTAGGATGGAAGGTATTAAGAGAGGGCGAAGTGGTGGAGGGAGAAAGcgatgaaggagaaggaggattGGTGCAGGGGTTGTAA
- a CDS encoding Arsenite transporter, putative (Similar to TIGR gene model, INSD accession AAW46256.1), whose amino-acid sequence MVQCHPLDSVLSGAGNSPHEKMPLVHPPMVCEDDCRCFKEHYEAISTLNDSGIYADRKEVGDVDVEGGMYIVKSLSFLDRFLALWVLVAMILGVVIGEFAPNVDAILTGANLKGVSVPVLVGLLCMMWPILTKVQYERLPSLLRSSHIYRQIGMSLFLNWIVGPFVMLAIAWATLPDLSTYREGIILVGLARCIAMVMIWNRLAHGNEDYCAILVIINSILQIILYSPMSVFFINIISRSDNAISLRYGDTAIAVLIYLGIPLGAGALTRFGGLLVLGKKRFDGFLAYFGMLSLVALLYTIIIIFAEQSHRILHNLGPTFRTFVPMILYFAIMWTSAFALIWWLSQKKGGGRKWGYEMAVVQAFTAGSNNFELAIAVAVAVYGVSSDQALAATIGPLVEVPVLLALTWVALLAKKRLNWGEDEVTGVSCDRECGC is encoded by the exons ATGGTTCAATGCCACCCGCTCGATTCCGTTTTATCGGGGGCCGGTAACAGTCCACATGAAAAAATGCCTTTAGTGCATCCCCCCATGGTCTGCGAAGACGACTGTCGATGTTTCAAAGAACACTACGAAGCGATTTCAACCCTCAATGATTCCGGTATATATGCTGATAGAAAGGAAGTCGGTGATGTTGATGTAGAAG GGGGTATGTATATTGTCAAGTCGCTGAGCTTCTTGGATCGCTTTTTGGCACTTTGGGTGCTAGTAGCTATGATTCTAGGCGTTGTTATAG GAGAGTTTGCTCCCAATGTTGACGCGATCCTGACTGGCGCCAACCTCAAAGGGGTATCAGTCC CTGTGCTAGTTGGCCTACTCTGTATGATGTGGCCGATTCTAACCAAAGTCCAATACGAGCGCCTGCCAAGTTTGCTTCGGAGTTCTCACATCTACCGGCAAATTGGGATGTCGCTTTTCCTAAATTGGATCGTTGGGCCGTTT GTCATGTTGGCGATTGCTTGGGCGACGCTCCCGGATCTTTCAACTTATCGTGAAGGTATCATTCTTGTTGGGCTAGCTCGTTGTATTGCTATG GTTATGATCTGGAATCGCCTTGCACACGGTAACGAAGACTATTGCGCTATCCTGGTCATCATCAATTCCATCCTTCAAATCATTCTCTATTCCCCCATGTCCGTCTTTTTCATTAATATCATATCCCGATCGGACAATGCCATTTCACTACGATATGGGGACACTGCTATCGCTGTACTCATCTATCTGGGGATTCCGCTGGGTGCAGGAGCCTTGACAAGATTTGGAGGGTTATTGGTGctgggaaagaagaggttCGATGGTTTCTTGGCATACTTCGGAATGCTCTCGCTCGTAGCTCTCTTATATAC AATCATTATCATCTTCGCCGAACAATCCCACCGTATCCTCCACAACCTTGGCCCAACATTCCGCACCTTTGTCCCTATGATACTGTATTTCGCCATCATGTGGACGTCGGCTTTCGCTCTGATCTGGTGGTTGAGCCAAAAGAAGGGGGGCGGGAGAAAATGGGGATATGAAATGGCCGTCGTTCAAGCTTTCACTGCTGGATCGAACAA CTTCGAGCTTGCGATCGCTGTGGCTGTTGCCGTCTATGGCGTCTCGTCCGATCAAGCTCTCGCAGCAACAATAGGCCCCCTTGTTGAGGTACCAGTGCTATTAGCGCTCACTTGGGTGGCATTGCTTGCCAAAAAGAGGCTGAATTGG ggagaagatgaggtgACCGGTGTGTCATGCGACAGGGAATGTGGATGTTAG
- a CDS encoding Beta-fructofuranosidase, putative (Similar to TIGR gene model, INSD accession AAW46258.1), with amino-acid sequence MFRSLVPITIAGLAYLLQSPAQSTTSSAASVPTGVPIEGDYSGPYRPRIHFSPPKGFMNDPNGLHRDSNGTWHLYYQYNPTDIVAGNQHWGHATSPDLYHWTNQPIALFPPNSSSGVFSGSAVIDTNNTSGFFPDQDNGVVAIYTLNTPTAQVQQIAYSKDGGYSFEEYEGNPVLDVGLTQFRDPKVIWYEDHWVMAVAFPVDFVIGIYTSPDLKSWTHASNVTHVGFLGLQYECPNLVSVPIANSSDSAWVLTISINPGSPLGGSITQYFPGEFNGTHFTPFDSAARLTNFGKDDYAGQFFYDEPVSIGWASNWQYTNFVPTGEEGWRSAMTVPRRNYLANMSTAGWDLVQEVYDLSPVVGDQLDTQQLVNKSSTATFTEGAYIDINFTIPDGASFAEYASLNFTISTSSTGETVKGGYFFADPYSIAVWLDRGDTKAFESPFFTDKFSVAPAHLAKRLQVIIDRSVVEIYIDNGALVGTMVVFPEEPFTKLEVTTAGMPDESEVEFGVWDLKDAWTS; translated from the exons ATGTTTCGCTCTCTCGTCCCCATTACCATCGCGGGTCTGGCATATCTCCTTCAGAGTCCAGCTCAATCGACAACGTCAAGTGCTGCCTCTGTCCCCACGGGCGTTCCCATCGAAGGAGACTACTCTGGACCTTACCGCCCCAGAATTCATTTCTCACCCCCGAAA GGCTTTATGAACGATCCAAACGGTCTGCACAGGGATAGCAACGGAACTTGGCATCTGTACTACCAGT ACAACCCAACCGACATTGTAGCCGGTAATCAACACTGGGGTCATGCCACCTCTCCTGACCTCTACCACTGGACCAATCAGCCTATTgccctcttccctcccaATTCTTCCTCGGGCGTCTTTTCTGGTTCGGCCGTCATTGATACCAATAATACTTCTGGCTTCTTCCCTGATCAAGACAATGGGGTTGTAGCCATCTACACCCTCAATACTCCCACTGCCCAGGTCCAGCAGATTGCCTACTCCAAAGATGGTGGCTATTCCTTCGAAGAATACGAAGGTAATCCTGTCTTAGATGTCGGATTGACTCAGTTCCGTGACCCCAAAGTTATCTGGTACGAGGACCATTGGGTCATGGCCGTCGCCTTCCCCGTGGACTTCGTCATTGGCATCTATACCTCTCCGGACCTCAAATCATGGACACATGCCTCTAACGTCACTCATGTCGGTTTCCTCGGCCTTCAATACGAATGTCCTAACCTCGTATCCGTCCCAATCGCCAATTCCTCTGACTCCGCATGGGTACTCACTATCTCCATTAACCCTGGTTCACCACTTGGGGGGTCTATCACCCAATATTTCCCCGGGGAGTTTAACGGTACCCACTTTACTCCTTTTGATTCTGCTGCAAGATTGACAAACTTTGGAAAGGACGACTATGCCGGTCAGTTCTTCTATGACGAGCCTGTCAGTATCGGATGGGCGTCCAACTGGCAGTATACCAACTTTGTGCCCACAGGCGAAGAAGGTTGGAGGAGTGCGATGACAGTGCCAAGGAGGAACTATCTTGCAAACATGTCTACCGCTGGATGGGATCTCGTCCAAGAAGTGTACGACCTTTCTCCTGTCGTCGGGGACCAACTTGATACTCAACAGCTCGTCAACAAGTCCTCCACTGCTACTTTCACCGAGGGGGCATATATTGATATCAATTTTACCATCCCTGACGGTGCTTCTTTCGCGGAATATGCTTCGCTCAATTTTACCATTTCAACGAGCAGCACGGGTGAGACGGTGAAAGGGGGTTACTTTTTCGCGGATCCTTATTCCATCGCCGTGTGGCTTGATAGGGGAGATACAAAAGCATTCGAAAGCCCTTTTTTCACCGACAAGTTCTCAGTTGCCCCT GCTCACCTAGCAAAAAGACTCCAAGTCATCATCGATCGCAGCGTGGTCGAGATTTACATCGATAACGGGGCATTGGTTGGCACAATGGTTGTTTTCCCAGAGGAACCATTCACAAAGCTTGAGGTTACCACAGCAGGAATGCCCGATGAGAGCGAGGTTGAATTTGGGGTTTGGGATTTGAAAGATGCTTGGACGTCGTGA
- a CDS encoding Phosphoketolase, putative (Similar to TIGR gene model, INSD accession AAW46259.1), translated as MADETSSITSFGSARSTVKDQPLTQEELKQMDAYMRASLYLCLGMLYLRHNPLLKEPLKKEHLKARLLGHWGSDSGQIFSYIHMNRLIKKYDLDALFISGPGHGAPAVLSQSYLEGVYTEVYPTITEDVEGMRRFFKQFSFPGGIGSHATPETPGSLHEGGELGYSISHAFGTVFDNPNLITLTMVGDGESETGPLATSWHSTKFLNPITDGAVLPVLHLNGYKINNPTVLARISHEELQALFVGYGWKPYFVEGSDLPSMHQAMAATLEKAVLEIKAYQKQARDSGKAFRPRWPMIILRSPKGWTAPRDVSGHHLEGYWRAHQIPLADVATNSEHLKLLENWMRSYKPEELFTEDGKLIPELKRLPPTGKARMSANPVSNGGSVRKALILPDFKDYAFKDVVRGVTLAPSMSNMARYLRDVIKENQKNFRLFGPDETESNKLAAVYEAGKKVWMADYLPEDADGGNLVHAGRVMEILSEHTVEGWLEGYVLSGRHGLLNSYEPFIHIIDSMVNQHCKWIEKCLEVEWRAKVSSLNILLTATVWRQDHNGFTHQDPGFLDVVANKSPDVVRIYLPPDGNCLLSVMNHCFDSKNYVNVIVADKQDHLQYLDMDAAIAHCTKGLGIWEWACAGDPNDNPDLVMACCGDVPTMESLAATALLKEYLPELKIRFVNVVDLFKLISHVDHPHGLTDRQWISYFTEDTPIIFNFHSYPWLIHRLTYKRPGSHHIHVRGYKEKGNIDTPLELAIRNQTDRYSLAMDAIDRLPHLQNKGSMAREKLYEAQIKARNWAYENGIDPEDVRTWKWPYGPKTEGISEGISEGIANKLGFGGENKQQVASVGTSE; from the exons ATGGCTGACGAAACCTCCTCCATCACTTCTTTTGGTTCGGCTCGCTCTACCGTCAAGGACCAGCCCTTGACCCAGGAGGAGCTCAAGCAAATGGACGCCTACATGCGGGCTTCTCTCTATCTCTGCCTTGGTATGCTCTACCTTCGTCATAATCCTCTCCTCAAGGAGCCCCTCAAGAAGGAGCATCTCAAGGCTCGTCTTTTGGGTCATTGGGGTTCCGATAGTGGCCAGATTTTCAGCTATATCCATATGAACCGTCTCATTAAGAAGTATGATTTGGATGCCCTTTTCATTTCCGGTCCCG GTCACGGTGCCCCCGCTGTTCTCTCTCAGTCCTATCTCGAAGGTGTCTACACTGAAGTCTACCCCACCATCACTGAAGACGTTGAGGGCATGAGACGCTTCTTCAAGCAGTTCTCTTTCCCTGGCGGGATTGGTTCTCACGCTACCCCGGAGACTCCTGGATCTCTTCACGAAGGTGGTGAACTCGGTTATTCTATCTCGCACGCCTTCGGTACTGTCTTTGACAACCCCAACCTCATTACCCTTACTATGGTCGGTGATGGTGAAAGTGAGACTGGTCCTCTAGCTACTTCTTGGCACAGTACCAAATTCTTGAACCCTATCACCGATGGTGCCGTTTTGCCCGTCTTACATCTCAACGG TTACAAGATCAACAACCCCACAGTCCTTGCTCGAATCTCCCACGAAGAACTTCAAGCTCTCTTTGTCGGCTACGGCTGGAAGCCCTACTTTGTCGAAGGCTCCGATCTTCCCTCTATGCACCAAGCTATGGCTGCCACCCTCGAAAAGGCCGTCCTTGAGATCAAGGCGTACCAGAAGCAAGCTCGAGACTCTGGTAAGGCTTTCCGTCCTCGTTGGCCTATGATTATTCTCCGATCCCCCAAGGGTTGGACTGCGCCTCGAGACGTCTCTGGACACCACCTCGAAGGCTACTGGCGTGCCCACCAGATCCCACTTGCAGATGTCGCAACCAATTCTGAACACCTCAAGCTCCTGGAAAACTGGATGCGATCTTATAAGCCCGAAGAGCTCTTCACTGAGGACGGCAAACTTATCCCCGAGCTTAAGAGGCTTCCTCCTACCGGTAAAGCCCGTATGTCTGCTAACCCTGTGTCTAATGGTGGCTCTGTCCGCAAGGCCTTGATCCTTCCCGACTTCAAGGACTACGCCTTCAAGGATGTCGTTCGTGGTGTGACCCTTGCCCCTAGCATGTCCAACATGGCGCGCTACCTTAGAGATGTGATCAAGGAGAACCAGAAGAACTTCCGTCTTTTTGGCCCTGATGAGACTGAGTCCAACAAACTCGCTGCGGTGTATGAGGCTGGTAAGAAGGTTTGGATGGCGGACTACTTGCCCGAGGACGCCGATGGAGGTAACCTTGTTCATGCGGGTCGAGTGATGGAGATTTTGTCTGAGCACACTGTTGAAGGATGGCTTGAGGGTTATGTCTTGTCTGGTCGACACGGTCTT TTGAACTCTTATGAGCCCTTCATCCATATCATCGACTCTATGGTTAACCAACACTGCAAGTGGATCGAAAAGTGTCTCGAGGTCGAATGGCGTGCCAAAGTCTCCTCTCTTAACATTCTCCTTACTGCCACCGTCTGGCGTCAGGACCACAACGGTTTCACTCACCAAGACCCGGGTTTCCTCGACGTCGTCGCCAACAAGTCCCCCGACGTTGTCCGTATCTACCTCCCTCCCGACGGTAACTGTCTTCTCTCTGTCATGAACCATTGTTTCGACAGCAAGAATTACGTCAACGTTATCGTTGCCGATAAGCAGGACCACTTGCAGTACCTTGACATGGATGCTGCTATTGCGCACTGTACCAAGGGTCTTGGTATTTGGGAATGGGCGTGTGCGGGTGACCCCAACGATAACCCTGACCTCGTTATGGCTTGTTGCGGTGATGTCCCTACTATGGAGTCTCTTGCTGCCACCGCACTCCTGAAAGAATACCTTCCGGAGCTCAAGATTCGTTTTGTCAACGTCGTTGACCTCTTCAAACTTATCTCTCACGTGGACCATCC TCACGGTCTTACTGACCGTCAGTGGATCTCTTACTTCACAGAGGACACtcccatcatcttcaattTCCACTCTTACCCCTGGCTCATCCACCGACTCACTTACAAACGCCCAGGTTCCCATCACATCCACGTTCGAGGTTACAAGGAGAAGGGTAACATTGACACTCCTCTCGAGCTCGCTATCCGTAACCAGACTGACCGATACAGTCTCGCGATGGACGCTATCGATCGTTTGCCTCACCTCCAGAACAAGGGTTCTATGGCGAGGGAGAAGCTGTATGAAGCCCAAATTAAGGCGAGGAATTGGGCCTACGAGAATGGTATTGACCCAGAGGATGTCAGGACCTGGAAGTGGCCTTATGGTCCCAAGACTGAGGGTATTTCTGAGGGTATTTCTGAAGGTATTGCGAACAAGCTTGGATTCGGAGGGGAGAATAAGCAGCAGGTGGCATCCGTTGGTACTAGCGAGTAA